Proteins co-encoded in one Brassica oleracea var. oleracea cultivar TO1000 chromosome C4, BOL, whole genome shotgun sequence genomic window:
- the LOC106340923 gene encoding cytokinin dehydrogenase 1-like, which translates to MRLTSSLRFHRQNNKTFLGIFMILVLSCIPGRTNLCSNHSDTRSSLDSLDLEGYITFDDVHNASKDFGNRYQFPPLAILHPKSVSDISTVVRHILHLGSTSNLTVAARGHGHSLQGQALAHQGVVINMESLQNPDIKIYREKQPYVDVSGGELWINILKETLKHGLSPKSWTDYLHLTVGGTLSNAGISGQAFKHGPQINNVYQLEIVTGKGEVVTCSEKLNPELFHSVLGGLGQFGIITRARISLGPAPHMVKWIRVLYSNFSTFSSDQEHLISKKKGFDYVEGFVSINRTDLLNNWRSSFSPNDSTEASQFKSDGKTLYCLEAVKYFNKEEANSMNQETEKLLSELSYIPSTLFSSVVPYIEFLDRVHLGEIKLRAKGLWEVPHPWLNLLVPKSSIIEFATEVFNNILTSNNNGPILIYPVNQSKWNKQTSLITPSEDIFYLVAFLPSAVQNDLEHLLRQNQRVLNFCAEANMDVKQYLPHYETQREWRSHFGNRWETFAKMKHEYDPLAILAPGHRIFQNATQLYPIQLQ; encoded by the exons ATGAGATTGACCTCATCCTTACGGTTCCACAGACAAAACAACAAGACTTTCCTCGGAATCTTCATGATCTTGGTTCTTAGTTGTATACCAGGTAGAACCAATCTTTGTTCCAATCATTCAGATACTCGTTCCTCATTAGATTCACTCGATTTAGAGGGTTACATAACCTTTGATGATGTCCACAATGCGTCCAAGGACTTTGGCAACAGATACCAGTTCCCACCTTTGGCAATTCTCCATCCCAAGTCAGTTTCTGATATCTCAACAGTGGTGAGACATATCTTACACCTGGGATCCACCTCAAATCTTACAGTAGCAGCCAGAGGCCATGGTCACTCGCTTCAAGGACAAGCTCTAGCTCATCAAGGGGTTGTCATCAACATGGAGTCGCTTCAAAATCCTGATATCAAGATTTATAGAGAGAAACAACCGTATGTAGATGTCTCAGGTGGTGAACTATGGATCAACATTCTAAAGGAGACTCTAAAACACGGTCTTTCGCCAAAGTCATGGACAGACTACCTTCATCTGACTGTTGGAGGTACTCTATCTAACGCTGGAATCAGTGGCCAAGCGTTTAAGCATGGACCGCAAATCAATAATGTCTACCAACTAGAGATTGTCACAG GCAAAGGAGAAGTTGTGACCTGTTCTGAGAAGCTGAATCCTGAACTTTTCCACAGTGTTCTTGGGGGGCTTGGACAGTTTGGCATTATCACACGGGCACGGATCTCTCTTGGACCAGCACCACATATG GTTAAATGGATCAGGGTACTCTATTCAAACTTCTCTACATTTTCAAGTGACCAAGAACACTTAATTTCTAAAAAGAAAGGTTTCGACTACGTGGAAGGTTTTGTGTCAATAAATAGAACAGATCTTCTCAATAACTGGAGGTCATCATTTAGTCCCAATGACTCCACAGAGGCAAGCCAGTTTAAGTCTGATGGTAAAACTCTGTATTGTCTAGAAGCGGTGAAATATTTCAACAAGGAAGAAGCTAACTCTATGAATCAG GAAACTGAGAAGTTACTTTCAGAGTTGAGCTATATACCATCTACTTTGTTCTCATCTGTTGTGCCATACATAGAGTTTCTGGACCGTGTGCATCTTGGGGAGATAAAACTAAGAGCTAAGGGTTTATGGGAGGTTCCACATCCCTGGCTGAATCTCCTGGTTCCCAAGAGCAGCATAATTGAATTTGCTACAGAAGTTTTTAACAACATTCTCACAAGCAACAACAATGGACCTATCCTTATTTATCCAGTTAATCAATCCAA ATGGAACAAGCAAACATCTTTGATCACTCCTAGTGAAGATATATTCTATCTTGTGGCCTTTCTCCCCTCTGCTGTGCAAAATGATCTGGAGCACCTTCTGAGACAAAACCAAAGAGTGCTTAACTTCTGTGCAGAGGCAAACATGGATGTGAAGCAGTATTTGCCTCACTACGAGACTCAAAGAGAGTGGAGATCACACTTTGGAAACAGATGGGAAACATTTGCAAAGATGAAACATGAGTATGACCCTCTAGCGATTCTAGCACCTGGTCACAGAATTTTCCAAAACGCAACACAGTTATATCCTATTCAACTTCAATAA
- the LOC106336975 gene encoding probable calcium-binding protein CML35: MKLAASLKRVFRSKSKGSVSRSEPSSFSSAASSSSSDGGSYGNLKPGPAATPVSVLPQSSGDFYSELVEAFKLIDRDDDGVVSRKELAALLSRLSPEPPSQEEVSMMLREVDADGCISLEELASRVAGSTSGEGCVETEEMREVFEFFDADRDGRISAEELHRVFGVIGDERCTLEDCVRMIATVDRNGDGFVRFDDFCRMMELQAPAMNDHH, translated from the coding sequence ATGAAGCTCGCCGCTAGCCTCAAGCGTGTGTTCCGCTCCAAGTCCAAAGGTTCTGTCTCAAGATCCGAACCGTCTTCCTTCAGCTCCGCCGCTTCTTCCTCCTCCTCCGACGGTGGCTCCTACGGTAACCTCAAGCCAGGCCCCGCCGCTACACCCGTCAGTGTTCTCCCGCAAAGCTCCGGTGATTTCTACTCCGAGCTGGTCGAAGCGTTTAAGTTGATAGACCGAGACGACGACGGTGTGGTTTCAAGAAAAGAACTCGCGGCGCTTCTTAGCAGGCTCAGCCCTGAACCGCCGAGTCAAGAAGAGGTGAGTATGATGCTCAGAGAAGTAGACGCTGACGGTTGTATCAGCCTCGAGGAGCTTGCTAGCCGCGTGGCTGGTTCAACCTCGGGGGAAGGGTGTGTAGAGACGGAGGAGATGAGAGAGGTGTTTGAGTTTTTCGACGCGGACCGCGACGGGAGAATCTCGGCGGAGGAGTTGCATAGAGTTTTTGGAGTTATCGGAGACGAGCGTTGCACGTTAGAGGACTGTGTGCGTATGATAGCGACTGTTGATAGGAACGGTGATGGTTTTGTTCGGTTCGATGACTTTTGCCGCATGATGGAGCTTCAGGCTCCAGCGATGAATGATCATCATTGA
- the LOC106336793 gene encoding uncharacterized protein LOC106336793, whose amino-acid sequence MLRLALFLFALCFLTTSSFARSFVTTKPRPVDSFLPKPKLENAGVCSYTVIIKTSCSSVSYTRDKISIAFGDVYGNEVYVKRLDDPHSRAFERCSSDTYKITGPCMRDVCYLYLLRQGYDGWKPENVKIYGSYIRSVTFYYNLFLPNSVWYGFNVCNGIANANDKSSQPIIASTASM is encoded by the exons ATGCTCAGGTTAGCTTTGTTTCTATTTGCATTATGCTTTCTCACAACGTCATCCTTTGCGAGATCCTTCGTCACCACAAAACCTAGGCCGGTTGATTCGTTTCTTCCTAAACCAAAGCTAGAG AATGCGGGCGTGTGTTCTTACACGGTGATCATTAAGACAAGCTGTTCCTCGGTGTCTTACACCAGAGATAAGATCAGTATTGCCTTTGGTGATGTGTACGGCAACGAG GTGTACGTGAAGAGACTAGATGATCCACACTCAAGGGCATTTGAAAGGTGTTCTTCCGACACATACAAGATAACAGGACCGTGTATGCGCGACGTATGTTATCTCTATCTACTCAGACAAGGATACGACGGCTGGAAACCAGAGAACGTCAAGATCTATGGCTCATACATCAGATCAGTCACTTTCTACTATAACCTCTTCTTGCCTAACTCCGTTTGGTACGGCTTCAACGTCTGCAACGGCATTGCCAATGCTAATGACAAGTCTTCTCAACCCATCATTGCTTCCACTGCATCTATGTAA
- the LOC106336791 gene encoding LOW QUALITY PROTEIN: mediator of DNA damage checkpoint protein 1 (The sequence of the model RefSeq protein was modified relative to this genomic sequence to represent the inferred CDS: deleted 1 base in 1 codon) yields MAPKRAPPPPMQSSLHRNEKETIVSPSSSAYPKQHMFLLLNPRDEDDFTETHLEQVLKLYSKELPDMNYASNTRKQSAFLERCVSKGKYCSLVLKSGVSDKIFAAITYQIVPSDTQYAEIPLAAVTSTHQKKGFGKLVYEELMKRLHNVGIRTIYCWADKESEGFWVKQGFTTLAEVDQKGKAKRLHIKSNIRKALCFPGGSTLMLSHLKKEPSVNPVPGDSVKLGESFGESVYVDCLSTIRSPMDSTTTGKEQQKVVSDQATTADSDSTPSLKRSWEEASLSSLQSKRIRANRNNDTKIAKEDLATSSKQSKDSSSFQADSTKNPLPTVCKRNNGDSYRILLMDIGDENKRAWLTEVIRKLGGDVTMDGNMSTHIVTSKVRKTLNFCTALCSGAWIVSPSWLKESFRQGSFANEASHILHDEDYQLKYETDLKSTVLRAKARPNSMLKGYDVCVGPHVRLPIETSSAIIKSAGGNVINGVDKVKEASKTIYIGCEEDTAEALRAAKKRVWTFSSEWLMNCVLKQQLELQVTQFVESL; encoded by the exons ATGGCGCCAAAGCGAGCACCGCCGCCGCCGATGCAGTCGTCACTCCACCGTAACG AGAAGGAGACAATCGTTTCTCCTTCTTCTTCAGCTTACCCGAAACAACACATGTTTCTTCTTCTCAATCCTCGAGACGAAGATGATTTCACCGAAACCCATCTCGAG CAAGTGCTCAAGTTGTATAGTAAAGAGCTACCTGACATGAACTACGCTTCAAACACTCGAAAGCAATCTGCTTTCCTTGAGAGATGCGTCTCTAAAGG CAAGTATTGTTCATTGGTTTTGAAGTCCGGAGTCTCAGATAAG ATCTTTGCTGCAATCACCTATCAGATAGTCCCTTCTGATACTCAGTATGCTGAGATACCTCTTGCTGCTGTAACATCTACACACCAGAAAAAG GGTTTTGGTAAACTCGTCTATGAAGAATTAATGAAGAGGCTTCATAATGTTGGCATTCGGACTATATACTGTTGGGCAGACAAAGAATCTGAAGGCTTCTGGGTTAAACAG GGGTTTACAACATTAGCAGAGGTAGACCAGAAGGGAAAAGCAAAGAGGTTACACATCAAGTCTAACATCCGAAAAGCCTTGTGTTTCCCCGGCGGTTCGACTCTCATGCTTTCTCATCTCAAAAAGGAACCTTCTGTTAATCCTGTGCCTGGAGATTCAGTTAAACTTGGAGAGAGCTTTGGTGAAAGCGTTTATGTTGACT GTCTCTCTACTATCAGAAGTCCAATGGACTCGACCACAACAGGAAAGGAACAGCAGAAAGTGGTCTCTGATCAAGCTACCACAGCTGACAGTGATTCCACACCTAGCTTGAAGAGATCTTGGGAGGAAGCTTCACTGTCTTCTCTACAATCCAAAAGAATCAGGGCAAACCGCAATAATGACACTAAGATAGCTAAAGAGGATCTTGCTACCAGCTCCAAGCAATCGAAAGACAGTTCTTCCTTCCAAGCGGATTCAACCAAGAACCCTCTGCCCACAGTTTGCAAAAGAAACAATGGTGATAGCTACAGAATCTTGTTGATGGACATTGGAGATGAAAACAAGCGAGCTTGGTTAACAGAG GTAATAAGAAAACTAGGTGGAGATGTGACCATGGACGGCAACATGAGCACACATATTGTCACCTCAAAAGTCAGGAAAACGCTTAACTTCTGCACTGCTCTTTGCTCTGG GGCTTGGATCGTGTCTCCAAGTTGGTTAAAAGAAAGCTTCCGACAAGGCAGCTTTGCTA ATGAAGCCTCACACATACTGCACGACGAAGACTACCAGTTGAAGTATGAAACCGATCTGAAAAGCACAGTTCTTAGAGCAAAAGCTAGACCAAACTCGATGCTTAAAGGATACGACGTGTGCGTTGGACCTCACGTTCGGTTGCCTATTGAAACTTCATCTGCTATCATAAAATCTGCTGGTGGAAAT GTGATTAATGGAGTTGATAAGGTAAAAGAGGCATCTAAAACGATATACATAGGGTGCGAAGAAGACACAGCAGAGGCTTTAAGGGCAGCAAAGAAGAGGGTTTGGACATTCAGCAGTGAATGGTTAATGAACTGCGTCTTGAAGCAACAACTTGAGCTTCAAGTT ACTCAGTTTGTTGAGTCCTTGTGA
- the LOC106336756 gene encoding U4/U6 small nuclear ribonucleoprotein PRP4-like protein yields the protein MVRHPPLARPPAFRPPQNGGAKADDERYVISEESRQVRERQERAMQELLRKRRAAAMAVPTNDKSVRGRLRRLGDAITLFGEREMERRARLAQLMARIDIGGQLDRLLRAYEEEVEDEEEEVQYLFFTEGPKELREARIDIAKYSIKRAAVRVQRAKRRRDDPDEDVDAETKWALKQAKGMVLDCSSFGDDRPLTGCSFSRDGTILATCSLSGVTTLWEMPQVTNTIAILKDHKERVTDVVFSPVDDCLATASADRTAKLWKTDGTLLQTFEGHWDRLARVAFHPSGKYLGTTSFDKTWRLWDVNTGAELLLQEGHSRSVYGIAFQQEGALAASSGLDSLARVWDLRTGRSILAFQGHIKPVLSVNFSPNGYHLASGGEDSQCRIWDLRMRKSLYIIPAHANLVSQVKYEPQEGYFLATASYDMKVNIWSGRDFSLVKSLAGHESKVASLDITADSSCIATVSHDRTIKLWTSSSNEEEDQGGETMDIDL from the exons ATGGTTCGACACCCTCCACTTGCACGCCCACCTGCTTTCAGGCCACCACAAAACGGTGGAGCCAAAGCAGATGATGAGCGTTACGTGATATCTGAAGAGAGCAGGCAAGTCAGAGAAAGACAAGAAAGGGCAATGCAGGAGTTGCTGAGAAAGCGCCGCGCTGCTGCTATGGCAGTGCCGACGAACGACAAATCCGTTAGAGGCCGGCTTAGACGGCTTGGGGATGCCATTACTCTATTTGGGGAACGGGAGATGGAGAGGAGAGCTAGGCTGGCTCAGCTTATGGCCAGGATCGATATCGGCGGGCAGTTGGATAGACTGCTTCGAGCTTACGAAGAGGAAGTGGAAGATGAAGAAGAAGAAGTTCAGTACCTTTTTTTCACTGAGGGGCCAAAGGAGCTTAGAGAGGCTAGAATAGACATTGCTAAATATTCTATCAAGAGAGCTGCTGTGAGGGTTCAGCGTGCGAAGAGGAGGAGGGATGATCCTGATGAAGATGTGGATGCAGAGACTAAGTGGGCTTTGAAGCAGGCTAAAGGCATGGTCCTTGATTGCAGTAGCTTTGGAGATGATCGTCCTCTTACTGGCTGCTCCTTCTCAAGAGATGGAACAATACTTGCCACGTG TTCTCTAAGTGGAGTTACTACGTTATGGGAGATGCCTCAAGTGACAAACACGATCGCTATCTTGAAAGATCACAAAGAGCGTGTAACTGACGTAGTCTTCTCCCCTGTGGACGATTGCCTAGCAACCGCTTCTGCTGACAGAACTGCAAAGCTGTGGAAAACCGATGGAACGCTCCTACAAACTTTTGAAGGTCATTGGGACCGTCTTGCACGCGTTGCCTTCCACCCATCTGGGAAGTACCTCGGGACGACGAGCTTTGACAAAACATGGAGACTGTGGGATGTAAACACAGGAGCAGAGCTGCTTTTGCAAGAAGGTCACAGTCGCAGCGTCTACGGAATTGCGTTTCAGCAGGAGGGGGCATTAGCAGCATCCTCTGGGCTTGATTCGCTTGCACGGGTTTGGGATCTACGCACTGGTAGGAGTATTCTGGCCTTCCAAGGACACATCAAACCG GTTCTTTCAGTGAACTTCTCTCCGAATGGGTATCACTTAGCATCTGGTGGTGAGGATAGTCAATGCCGTATATGGGATTTAAGAATGAGAAAGTCATTGTACATTATACCAGCTCATGCTAACCTCGTGTCTCAAGTGAAGTATGAACCACAAGAAGGCTACTTCCTGGCCACTGCCTCATACGATATGAAAGTCAAT ATATGGTCAGGGAGAGATTTCTCGCTTGTTAAAAGCTTAGCAGGACACGAGTCAAAAGTCGCCTCTCTAGATATCACTGCAGACAGCTCGTGTATCGCAACTGTATCACATGACCGTACTATCAAGCTCTGGACAAGCAGTAGCAACGAAGAAGAAGACCAAGGCGGAGAAACAATGGACATAGATCTCTAA
- the LOC106342233 gene encoding uncharacterized protein LOC106342233, whose translation MSPAAAVEIGSPPVEKVSSFFNPSSSSAFFPESDQRSMDPSSSFHFGFEAGSGQKTKSRQKPRLVKVRKNGRKVKGASFSGESPPGFNPFAPPPSRVSVGSLHMNGESPGDKDKSFVFGAYRNSSSAKATTSPAYAAVSDEEEFSTPVGDFVFGSESTPCNESRRSDAESGKTGREACPDTCREPDIAQNGDGKIRDDDSEANLHAEMMEKLNISEEAREFSNAPPAFIFGSSGKGDAAAASGPCSFSSNGFRQSDNAADDQIPAFHPGTTNINNFTSTAFGDFKVPLCDPSSLKSSLFPEIGRTPVHVRSKRSSKDQRSNKVKGKKKQHEPNRCNDQTSKGNDPQEKLSSPGYSSPMDFSPYDGDKSSNQFPTETPLHPSHCSTNARDPPVFTAEDPGSIRMPQFSFSASTPQGETSTKKLHAVKKYRRKVNNLFPKKNLNTTMRNNQENQAKQEPASASVMPGECEVWRLRGNQAYRNGDMCKAEECYTHGINSSSSSDGSECYVKPLALCYGNRAAARISLGRLREAISDCDMAASLDPTYIKAYMRAANCYLVLGELGSAVQYFNKCMESASSICLDRRTTIESAEGLQQAQRVADYTNSASIFLEKRTPDGASDALVPITNALSISSCSEKLLQMKGEAMLMIRRYKEVIELCENTLQTAERNYVSAGPDGIGSKHHSLIVWRWNMVSKSHFYLGNLEMALDTLEKLQQMGSSCNENQEECRDSPASLVATISELLRYKNAGNEAVRAGKYTEAVEQYTAALSRNVDSRPFAAICFCNRAAANQALVQIADAIADCSLAMALDENYTKAVSRRATLHEMIRDYDQAASDLKRLISILVKQNGEKAKTSETSSADRSSTRKELKQARQRLSVMEEKSKEGIALDFFLIMGVKVSDTAADIKKAYRKAALRHHPDKAAQILVRSESEGPWLKEILEEVHKGADRLFKTIGEAYSVLSDPTKRSDYELEEEIRKAKASRESYRSRKAAEASTTSPYQTSPVRRYWRHSERTYRSTSPWW comes from the exons ATGTCTCCGGCGGCGGCAGTAGAGATTGGGTCTCCTCCTGTTGAAAAGGTCTCTTCTTTCTTCAACCCTTCTTCCTCCTCTGCATTTTTCCCGGAGAGTGATCAACGAAGCATGGACCCTTCCTCTTCCTTCCACTTCGGATTTGAAGCTGGTTCAGGGCAGAAGACGAAGAGCCGGCAAAAGCCGAGGCTTGTCAAAGTGAGGAAGAACGGTAGAAAGGTGAAAGGTGCCTCCTTTTCCGGCGAGTCTCCACCTGGTTTCAATCCATTTGCGCCGCCGCCAAGTAGAG TTTCTGTAGGTAGTCTCCATATGAATGGCGAGTCACCTGGGGATAAAGATAAGTCTTTTGTTTTTGGGGCTTATAGGAACAGTTCTAGTGCAAAAGCTACTACAAGTCCAGCTTATGCTGCAGTGTCTGATGAGGAGGAATTTAGCACACCTGTAGGCGACTTTGTCTTTGGTTCGGAGTCCACACCGTGTAATGAAAGCAGACGTTCAGACGCGGAGAGTGGTAAAACTGGAAGGGAAGCTTGTCCTGATACTTGTAGAGAGCCTGACATTGCGCAAAATGGTGATGGTAAAATTAGAGATGATGATTCTGAGGCGAACCTGCATGCTGAGATGATGGAGAAGCTTAATATCAGCGAGGAAGCAAGGGAATTTAGTAACGCGCCTCCTGCATTTATCTTTGGCAGCTCTGGAAAAGGCGATGCTGCGGCAGCATCAGGGCCATGTTCTTTTAGTTCCAATGGTTTTCGCCAAAGTGATAATGCAGCTGATGATCAAATACCAGCTTTTCATCCCGGTACCACCAACATAAACAACTTCACAAGCACTGCCTTTGGCGACTTCAAAGTACCATTGTGTGATCCTTCTTCGCTTAAGAGCAGTCTGTTTCCGGAAATAGGAAGAACTCCAGTACATGTGAGAAGTAAGCGTTCATCCAAGGACCAGAGATCAAACAAAGTCAAGGGAAAAAAGAAACAGCATGAGCCGAATCGATGCAATGATCAGACTTCCAAGGGGAATGATCCTCAAGAAAAGCTCAGTTCCCCTGGATACTCCTCACCCATGGATTTTTCTCCTTATGATGGTGACAAATCCAGCAATCAGTTTCCTACAGAAACTCCTCTTCATCCTTCACATTGCTCTACCAATGCCAGGGATCCACCTGTCTTCACGGCAGAGGATCCTGGAAGTATTCGGATGCCGCAGTTTTCTTTCTCAGCGTCCACCCCTCAGGGAGAAACATCAACTAAAAAGCTTCATGCTGTGAAGAAATACAGGAGGAAAGTTAATAACCTTTTTCCCAAAAAGAATCTCAACACTACCATGCGAAACAATCAAGAGAATCAAGCCAAACAGGAGCCAGCCTCTGCATCTGTGATGCCTGGTGAATGTGAGGTTTGGCGACTAAG GGGAAATCAAGCGTACAGAAATGGCGATATGTGTAAAGCTGAGGAATGTTACACGCATGGTATTAACTCCTCTTCCTCAAGTGATGGATCAGAGTGCTATGTAAAGCCTCTTGCGCTTTGCTATGGCAACCGCGCAGCAGCAAGGATCTCTCTTGGAAGATTGAGGGAGGCTATAAGTGACTGTGACATGGCTGCTTCGCTTGATCCAACCTACATTAAAGCATATATGAGAGCTGCAAA TTGTTATCTTGTGCTGGGGGAACTTGGATCAGCAGTGCAGTATTTTAATAAATGCATGGAATCTGCCTCTAGTATCTGCTTGGATCGACGAACTACTATAGAATCAGCTGAAGGCTTACAACAGGCCCAA AGGGTAGCTGACTATACGAACAGTGCATCCATATTTTTGGAGAAGAGAACACCTGATGGCGCATCTGACGCATTGGTTCCAATAACTAATGCCTTGTCAATTAGTTCATGCTCAGAGAAGCTTCTTCAGATGAAGGGGGAGGCCATGTTAATG ATCCGGCGTTATAAAGAGGTGATCGAGCTCTGTGAGAACACCCTTCAGACGGCTGAGAGGAATTATGTATCAGCAGGGCCCGATGGCATAGGGTCTAAGCATCATTCACTCATAGTTTGGAGATGGAACATGGTTTCCAAGTCGCACTTCTACTTGGGGAACCTTGAGATGGCTCTTGATACATTGGAAAAGCTGCAGCAAATGGGATCTAGCTGCAATGA GAATCAGGAAGAGTGTCGTGACTCACCAGCTTCTTTAGTGGCCACCATATCTGAACTTTTACGTTACAAG AACGCTGGTAATGAAGCTGTACGGGCAGGGAAGTATACAGAAGCAGTAGAGCAGTATACTGCTGCACTATCAAGAAACGTGGACTCACGCCCTTTTGCAGCTATTTGTTTTTGCAATCGTGCGGCTGCTAATCAAGCCTTAGTCCAGATTGCTGATGCCATTGCTGACTGTAGCCTTGCCATGGCTCTTGATGAAAACTACACAAAG GCAGTTTCCAGGAGAGCCACACTACATGAGATGATTAGAGATTATGATCAAGCAGCTAGTGATCTCAAGAGGCTTATCAGCATCCTTGTAAAACAAAATGGTGAGAAGGCAAAAACGTCAGAGACATCATCTGCTGATCGTTCAAGCACCAGGAAAGAACTAAAGCAGGCCCGTCAACGGTTGTCTGTGATGGAAGAAAAATCTAAAGAGGGCATTGCTCTTGATTTCTTCCTCATCAT GGGAGTGAAGGTATCCGACACTGCTGCTGATATCAAAAAGGCATACAGGAAAGCAGCTCTTAGGCATCACCCAGACAAG GCTGCACAGATTCTCGTCAGAAGCGAAAGCGAAGGACCGTGGTTAAAGGAGATATTAGAAGAGGTTCACAAGGGTGCGGATAGGCTCTTCAAAACGATTGGAGAGGCATATTCAGTTCTTTCTGACCCAACTAAG AGGTCGGACTATGAACTTGAGGAAGAGATTAGGAAAGCAAAGGCATCTAGAGAAAGCTACAGAAGCAGAAAGGCTGCAGAAGCAAGCACCACCTCTCCATATCAGACAAGTCCAGTCAGGCGATATTGGAGGCACAGCGAGAGGACATACAGAAGCACCTCTCCTTGGTGGTAA
- the LOC106336757 gene encoding UDP-N-acetylglucosamine--dolichyl-phosphate N-acetylglucosaminephosphotransferase: MAARKRPSPTSISTKPDPSEPKSTRNTPDNNAFHLSPPKLGSIFVISTLLCSLHLYLLCFHYTVDAELKRSVLINAALSLVGFFVTLKMIPVAARYVLRRNMFGFDINKRGTPQGEVKVPESLGIVVGVVFLVVAIIFQYFNFTEDSNWLVEYNAALASICFMILLGFVDDVLDVPWRVKLVLPSFATLPLLMAYAGHTTIVIPKPLVAYVGLEVLDLGRIYKLYMRLLAVFCTNSINIHAGLNGLEIGQTVVTAAAILIHNVMQIGSSTDPEYHQAHAFSIYLTQPLMATSLALLAFNWYPSSVFVGDTYTVFAGMTMAVVGILGHFSETLLIFFLPQVLNFLLSLPQLAGIVKCPRHRLPRFDPATGLLTGTKDGTLVNVYLRLFGPRSEKSLCIHLLAFQALACAFCFLLRHFLAGWYK, from the exons ATGGCAGCTCGTAAGCGACCTTCTCCAACCTCCATCTCCACCAAACCCGACCCATCGGAGCCGAAGTCGACCCGGAACACTCCCGACAACAACGCATTCCATCTGTCCCCTCCCAAACTGGGATCAATCTTCGTGATCTCAACTCTCCTCTGCTCACTCCACCTCTACCTCCTCTGTTTCCACTACACCGTCGACGCCGAGCTGAAACGCTCTGTCCTCATCAACGCCGCGCTTAGCTTGGTGGGTTTCTTCGTCACGCTCAAGATGATCCCCGTAGCTGCTAGATACGTTCTGAGGCGTAACATGTTCGGTTTCGATATCAACAAGAGAGGCACGCCTCAGGGAGAGGTTAAAGT GCCTGAGTCGTTGGGTATTGTCGTTGGTGTTGTGTTCTTGGTCGTGGCGATTATATTTCAGTACTTCAATTTCACTGAAGATTCGAAT TGGCTTGTGGAGTATAATGCAGCACTAGCATCTATCTGCTTCATGATTTTGCTTGGGTTTGTAGATGATGTTCTTGATGTTCCTTGGAGAGT GAAACTTGTGTTGCCGTCTTTTGCTACTCTTCCACTGTTGATGGCTTATGCTGGACATACAACAATTGTTATACCGAAACCTCTAGTTGCTTATGTTGGCTTGGAAGTGCTTGATCTAG GAAGGATATATAAGTTATATATGAGGTTACTTGCCGTCTTTTGTACAAACTCTATAAACATTCACGCTGGTTTGAATGGCCTTGAGATTGGTCAAACTGTTGTTACTGCCGCTGCG ATCTTGATACACAACGTTATGCAAATCGGATCATCTACTGATCCTGAGTATCACCAAGCTCATGCCTTTTCCATATACCTTACTCAACCGCTGATGGCAACTTCCTTGGCATTGCTTGCTTTCAATTG GTATCCTTCTTCAGTTTTTGTTGGAGACACTTACACAGTGTTTGCCGGAATGACTATGGCAGTTGTTGGCATTTTGGGTCACTTCAG TGAAACCCTCCTTATATTCTTTCTTCCTCAAGTTCTGAACTTTCTGTTGTCGCTTCCTCAG CTTGCTGGCATTGTGAAATGTCCACGCCATCGTCTCCCAAG GTTTGATCCTGCAACCGGATTACTGACCGGAACAAAGGACGGGACGCTAGTCAACGTTTACTTGAGGTTGTTTGGCCCTAGATCAGAAAAGTCTCTGTGCATCCATCTTCTCGCTTTCCAG GCTCTAGCGTGTGCCTTCTGTTTCTTACTTCGACACTTTCTAGCTGGCTGGTACAAGTAA
- the LOC106340004 gene encoding cysteine-rich and transmembrane domain-containing protein A-like encodes MSQPPVGVPPPQGYPPEGYSKDAYPPQGYPHPPQQGYPPQGYPPQQGYPPQGYPPQGYPPQQGYPPQQGYPPQGYPPPYAPQYPPPPTQQHQPQKSGPGCLEGCLAALCCCCLLDACF; translated from the exons ATGAGCCAACCTCCCGTCGGTGTTCCTCCTCCTCAAG GTTATCCGCCGGAGGGATATTCAAAAGATGCTTATCCACCGCAAGGATATCCTCATCCTCCTCAGCAGGGATATCCGCCACAAGGCTACCCTCCGCAGCAGGGATATCCGCCGCAAGGCTACCCTCCACAAGGCTATCCACCGCAGCAAGGTTATCCACCACAGCAGGGATATCCTCCGCAAGGGTATCCTCCTCCGTATGCGCCTCAATATCCTCCGCCACCGACGCAGCAGCATCAGCCACAAAAGTCCGGTCCTGGGTGTCTAGAAGGATG TCTTGCTGCTCTGTGCTGTTGCTGTCTCTTGGATGCTTGCTTCTGA